In Aeromicrobium wangtongii, the DNA window ATGCGGTGGCGTCCGGTCTTCGACCGGCGCGAGAGCTGGGCGCTGCTGCGCGAGAGCCTGCCGCAGACCGCGGTGCTGATCATCGGTGTCCTGTACTGGCGCCTCGACGGGGTGCTGCTGAGCGTGCTGGACTCCCCCGTCGAGGTGGGCACCTACTACCTCGCCACGACGCTGGCGTTCACCCTGTCGGTCGTGGCCACGTTCTTCGAGTCCTCGACGCTGTCCACCATGACCGGCCTGTGGGCCGCCGACCGGCGCCGGTTCAGCGACTTCACCGCCCGCAGCATCGAGACGATGCTGTTCATCGGGCTGCCGGTCGCCGCCACCGGCGTGGTGCTGGCCGAGCCGGTCATGCGGGCCATCGGCTCCGAGACGTTCCTCGGCCACGGCGCACCGGCCCTCGCCCTGCTGTTCGTCGCCGTCGGCATCACCTTCTTGAATGGCACGCTGAGCCAGGCCCTGTTCGCCGCCCACCAGCAAGGCTTCCTGGTGCGGATCAACGTGATCAACCTGGTCATCAACATCGCGCTGAACCTCGCACTCATCCCGCTCTGGGGGGCCGTCGGCGCGGCCCTGGCCCTGGCGGTCACCGAGCTGATCGGGCTGGTCGTGGTGTCGGTGCGGCTCTCCCAGCTCAGCGAGTACCGGACGCCGTGGGTGTTCGTGCTGCGGCTCCTGGTGCCACTGGCCGCGTCGACCGCGGTCGCCCTGCTGCTGCGACCCGCGCCGTTGCCCGTCTCGCTGGCAGCAGCGGCGGCGACCTATCTGGCGGTGAACGCCGCGCTCGGCCCGGTACGCGTCTCGACGGTGCGCGCGATGCTGGCCCAGGACACCGCCGACGGGGAGGACGCATGACGACGCCACGCCCGCTCGCGGTGCTGTGCGTCGCCTATCGGACGCCCGAGCTCCTGGAGTCGTGCCTGACGAGCATCTCGGCGCACCTGCCGGGGGTCCCGGTCCACGTGCACGACAACTCCGCCGAGCACGCAGCACAGCTCGACCCCGTCGTCGGCCGGCACCCCGACGTCCACTGGCACCGGGGAGGGCCGAACATCGGCTTCGCCGCCGCCGTCAACGCACTGGCCGCGCAGGTGCCCGGGCACGACCTGCTGCTGATCAACCCGGACGCCGTCCTGCAGGGGCCACTCACCGCGACCCTGGCCGCCGTCCGCACCCCCGGCGTCGCGGCGGCCGCGCCGCTCGACGTCCTGACCCGGTCCGCCACGTCCCGGCCGTGGGACGTCGCCCATCGGCCGCGCGGCCTGGCGCGTGCCCTGGTCTCGGCCTCCGGCTACGCCGAGCGGCTGCGCGGCACCCCGCTGTCGGACCTGTACCCGGCGCGGCCCCGCGAGGTCGGCGGCTACCTGACCGGCGCCTGTCTCGCGGTCAGCCGGGCGGCCTGGGACGAGATCGGGCCGTTCGACGAGGAGTACTTCCTGTACGGCGAGGAGTCCCAGTGGCAGGAGCGCGCCCGCGCCGCCGGGTGGCGACTGGTGCTGGCCGACGAGCCGGGCGTCGTCCACGAGGCCGCCGGGACGGTCGCCGCCGATCCCGCGGCGTCCCGGCGATCGCACGACCTGCTGCGCGCCAATGTCGCCCTGCAGATCGAGCAGGGCACCTCGGCCCGGCGAGCCGACCTGTACCTGGCCGGGACGTCGGTGCTCGACCGGGTCCAGCGCTCGAAGCGCGCCGCCCGCGTCCCCGTCCGGAGGTCCGGACGTCCTCCGGTGCTCCTGACGATCAACCGCCTCGACTACGGCGGCGCGGAGCGGCACCACGTCGTGCTGGCCACCGAGCTCGCCCGCCGCGGCCACGACGTCACGATCGTCGCGATGCAACGACTCGGACCCCTGGTCGCCGAGATCCCCCACACCGTGCGGGTCGTGCGACAGCCCTGGTGGGCCCCGGCGATCGACGTGCCGCCGGGCCCGGCCGTCCTGGTCACCGGCGACACCAACACCGAGACGGGCTTCGGCACGCTGTGGCGGGCCGGACGGCGCGATCGGCACTGGCTGGTCGGTGCGCACGTCCCGCCTGATCCGCTGGCGCCCACCTACTCGGCCGGGCTGGCCCGTGCGATGAGCCGGGCCGATGGCTTCGTCGCGCTCTCGCCCCGGCACCGCGACGAGGTCTCGGCCCATCAGCGGGTCGCGCGGCGCTGGTTCGTCGCCCCCAACGGCGTCGCCCACGCCGACGGGCTCCTGGACGTCCCGGAACGGACGGTGCCCGACGGCCCGCTGCGGCTGGTGATGCTCTCGCGCATCGTCGAGCTGAAGAACCCGCACCTGCTCGTCGAGGCGCTCGACGGGCTCCGCGAGCTCCCGTGGACGCTCGACATCTTCGGCGACGGGCCCGACCGCGCACGGCTCGAGGCGCTGACCCCGGCGCACCTGCGCGATCGGGTGCGGTGGCGCGGCTGGTCCCCGGGACCGGATCATGCCTTCGCGGGGGCCGACCTGGTGTGCCTGCCGAGCCGTTCCGAGGCGTTCCCGTTGACCATCCTGGAGGCGATGGCCCGGCGCCTGCCGGTCATCGCCTCGGCGACCTGCGCCGTCCCCGACATGCTCGACCACGGCAAGGCCGGCATCGTCGTCGACGATGTCACGGTCGAGGGGTGGCGGCGGGCACTGGCCGAGGTGCTGTCCGCGCGCGAGGACCTTCCCGCGATCGCCGCGCGCGGTCTGGAGCGGATGAGGGACCACTACACGATCGAGGCGATGGCCGATGCCTATCAGGACGCCTTCGCCCAGGTGATGGCATGAGGGTCCTGTGGCTGTCGCCGTGGCTGCGACCCCTGGCGCGGGTGCACGCCGATGCCCTGCGCTCGGCCGGCCACGAGGTGCGGATCGTGACATCGGACCAGCACCCGGAGTCCGGGCCGGCACGCCCCGACGAGTGGGTGCTGGACCCCCGGCCCAAGCAGCCGTCCACGTACCGGCCGTTCCTGCGGGTCCGCAGCGAGGTCGCGGCCTTCGGCGCCGAGGTCGTGGTCACCGAGCTGGTGCGCGATCCCCGGTGGCTGACGCTGGGGCGCGGCCTGCCGCGCATCGACGTCGTCCACGACGACCGTCCCCATGACGCCGCGGAGCAACGGCCACGCTGGGAGCGGGCGGTCTTCGACCGCTGGCAGTCGCGCTCTGACCTGACGATCTTCTTCAGCCGGTTCGTCGCCGATGCCGTCGGCCGCGAGCCGCGGGTCGTCGTCCCGCTCAGCAGCGATGTCGCGGACGCCGCGGTCCCGCCGTTCGTCGAGGCCGACGGCCGGCGTGACTTCGTGCTCAGCGGACGGCTCAACGACTACAAGAACATCCCGGTCGCGCTGGCGGCCTGGCGCCTGCACCGGTCCGGTCCGCACCACCGGGGCGACCGGCTCGTGCTGATCGGCGACGGCGACGTGCCGCACGACCTCCCCGAGGGCGTCCGGTGGCAGCGGGGGCCGTTCCGGTACGCCGACGAGCTGACGACCCTGGCGCGGGCCAAGGGCTCCTTGGTGCACTACCGGCGGGCCACCCAAAGTGGCGTCCAGATGCTCGCGATGCAGCTGGGCGTCATGCCGGTCGTGTCACCCGAGGGCGCGCTGCCCGAGCTGCAGCCGTCCGGTGGACCGGTCGTGGGCGTGGACGACCCGCGCGGCCTGGCCGACGCCCTCGACACGCTGGCCGATCCGCACGAGGCGGTCCGGGCCGGCCGGGTGGCGCGCCGGGCCTATCTGGACCGGCATGCCCAGAGCCGGGTCGCAGCAGCCCTCAGCGATGCGGTCGCGCAGGCCGCCGCCGGCCGGCGAGGTCGATCCACAGCCCGGTGAGCCGGTCGTGCCAGCGCCGCACGTCGAAGCCCGCCGAACGGGCCTCGGCTGCCCCGGCGATCCGGGTGCGCAGGTCATCGTCCTCGACGAGGCGGCGCAGCGCCTTGCCCAGGCCCTCGATGTCCCCGGCGGGCACCAGGAGGCCCTCGACGCCGTCACCGACGACGTCCGGAATGCCACCGACCGGGCTGACGAGGGGCGCGAGCCCGTGCGCCATGGCCTCCAGCAGTGCCATCGGCAGCCCTTCCTCGTGACTGGGCAGCAGGAACACCTGCGAGACGCGCATGAGCTCGTCGCGCTCGGCCGGTCCCTGCCAGCCGCGGACCTCGACGACGCCGGCCACGTCCGCGTCGGCGACCGCCCGGCGCACCTGCTCGATCTCGCCGTCGCCGGCCAGCACGATCCGCAGCCGGCTGCGGACCTCCGCCGGGAGCGTCGCCACCGCCGCCACGACGTCATAGCTGCCCTTGCGGTGGCCCAGACGGCCCAGGCTCACCGCATGGACCACCCCACCCGGGGCCGCGGCGCGTGCCATCTTCTCGCGGTCAGGCAGGACGACCGGGTTGTGCAGCACCTCCAGGCGTTCGGCGGGCAGGTGCAGGCGGGTCCCGAGCTCGTCGACGTGCTGCGTGGCCAGCACGAGCCACCGGTCGGCGGCGACGCCGCGACGGACCAGCGTCCGTCCCCACGCGGGGAGACGGTCGAACCAGCCGGCGAAGTCATAGCTGTGCGCGTGGACGACGGTCGCGGTCCCACGCAGCCGGGCCGCGGCCAGCGGCAGCGACTTGCGCACGACGCTGCCCCCGTGCGACAGGTGCACGTGCAGCACGTCGACCCGGCCCGCCACGATCAGCGCGGTCGACCAGAGCATCCCGCGCACGCCGATCCACACCCGCCACGGCAGCGAACGGTCGACATACGTCGCGACGACCCGAACCGCCACGCGCGGATCGGGATGGGCCGCCATCAGGGTCAGCACCGAGGCCATGCCTCCCCGGCTGTCCGGGCCCGACGGCGCCGGCCCGATCGTCAGGACCCGCACGCTGCGAAGTTCACCCATTGACCCGGCCCCGTCCCGCTCGCGCCCCTACAGTGGCAACCATGTGCGTGGACGTGGTCAGACAGGTCAGGGCGTGAGGCGCGGTGGCGCCCTCGCCGCCTTCGCGCTGGCCGTGGCTGCGGTGCTGGTCACGGCCGTCCTGATCGGCCGGGACGGTGGCGACGGCGCCAGTGCCGGCAACGGCCGCGCCGAGGCCACGGACGACGCCCCGGCGGCCGTCCAGATCGAGCGTCCTCCGATCGATCTGGGCAAGGGGCTGCTCAGGGTCCCGAACGAGACCGCTGCCTGGTTGGACCGCCAAGGGCGCAAGGCCGATCCGGCCGTGCGGAAGCGGATCGGCGCCCAGCCCGATGCGTTCTGGCTGGTCGGCGATCCCAAGCCGGACCGGCTGCTGGGACGCCTGATCAAGCTCGCCCGCACGAAGGACCGCACGCTGCAGCTGGTGCTGTACAACATCCCGGAGCGCAACGATCCGGCCGGCGGCGGCGGTGCCTCCGATGCGGCGGCCTACGCCAAGTGGGTCGAGAAGATCTCGGCCGATCTCGGCGACACCCGCGCGATCGTCGTGATCGAGCCGGACGCCTTGCGGTTCACCGATCGCCTGGCCCCCAAGGACCCGGCCCGCGCGGAGCGGATGGACTCCCTGCGCCTGGCCGTCGCGACGCTCGTCGAGCGCAATCCGCGCGCCCGCGTCTACGTCGATGCCGGCACCGCGTCCGGGCCCGGGTCCGTCGTGCCGGCCCGGATGGCCGAGCTGTTGACCGATGTCGGCGTGTCGGACTCGGTCGGGTTCGCCGTCAACGTCGCCGGCTACTCGCCCGATCCCGAGGCCACCGCCTATGCGCGCAAGATCCGCAATGCGCTGATCGACCGGCACGGGCTCAGCGATCCGCGCTACGTCGTCGACACCGGCCGCAACGGCAACCCGGTGTGGGACTACGAGCGGTGCAACCCGCCCGGTCGGCTGCTGGGCCGCCCACCGGAGCTCGTCGAGGACCCGGACGGGCTCGACCTGCTGCTGTGGATCAAGCCCCCGGCGACGTCCGACGGCGACTGCGGCATCGCGCCGGGCAGTCGCGGGGGCGAGTTCCTGCCCGACGAGGCGATCAGGATGAGTCACGATCGCCCCTGACCACCCAACGGCCGGCGAGCTCCGGGTACGACGCCTCCAGCTCGGGCAGCAGGTCGGGCAGCGTCAGCAGCACCAGGTCCGGCGAGGCGGCGACCAGCTCGGCGGGCGAGATGATCGCGATGTCGGTGCCGGGCATCCGGCGGCCCTGCTTGGCCGGTGACGCATCCGCCACGGACGCCACGAGGGAGCGGTCCAGGCCGGCCAGCCCGAACTGCGCGACGGCGACGGACGCCGCCCCGTACGCGTGCACCCGCAGACCAGCGTCGCGGCGGTCCTGCAGCCACCGGCGCAACCCGGCCACGTCGGAGTCGACCGTCGTCTGCAGCGCCGCCACCGCCACCGGATCGGTCACGCCGAGGCGGGTCTCGTCGGCCAGCACCTCGGTCGTCCGTGCATCCGGCTCGTGATCGCCGTGACGGGCCGCCACCAGCACGGTGCCGCCGTACAGATCGAAGGTCTCGACGCCGACCACGCTCATGCCGACATCGGCCAGCAGCCGCGTCAGGGCGGTCAGCGAGTAGTAGGCGGCGTGGCCGTGGCGCAGGGACGTCCACTGGCCGTGCCGCACGATCGCGGCCAGGGAGTGGAACTGGACCAGCAGGACCCCGTCCGGGTCGGTCGCGGCGGCCCGGGACCGCCAGGCGGCCCGCTGGTCGGCCTCGTGCATGATGCCGAAGCTGTCCAGCACGACCGCGGCCCGCCCCGTCGCCCGGACGTGCCCCCGCTCCTGCAGCATCGGCAGCCACGTCCCGCCGTGCGGGCTGGGGAACTCCCGCACGGTCGTGCCGGCGAGCCAGCCCCGGTCGGCGGCAAGGGCGATCGCGGCCTCCGCCTGCTCGACCAGCGCCCGTGGCTCGATGCCCAAGGGCTGCTCGGGGGCGGTGTCGTCGTGGGCGATCTGCGCCAGCCCGCACGCGGTGCACAGCACCATCGCCAACGGGTGCCGCGGGTCGGTCGCCGGCCCTCCCCCGGACGGGAACACGTCCGCTGCGGGGACCTCCCCCAGGTCGAGCACCGGCGTGGTCTCGGCAGCACCGCAGGCGCAGCACGGCGTGCGCCCGCTCATCCGCGCCCCGTCTCGACGTGCCCGTGCCCCCGTCGACCGGGCATCATGACCCCATGCGCGTCGAGACCACGTCCCTGCACGACGTCCTGCTGTTCGTGCCCGAGCCCTTCCAGGACGAGCGCGGCTGGTTCTCCCGGACCTTCGACACCGCGATCTTCGACGCCGCGGTGACGGGGGTGCGCGCGGCCGACTTCACCCAGGACTCGCAGTCCCGGTCGCACCGCGGCGTCGTCCGCGGGATGCACGGGCGCGGCGGCCGGGGCGAGGCCAAGCTGGTGCGCTGCGCCCACGGATCGGTGCTCGACGTGCTGGTCGACATCCGCCCGGACTCCCCCACGTTCGGCCAGCAGGCAGCCTTCGAGCTGGACGACGTGCGCCTGGCGCATTTGTACGTCCCGCCAGGGCTGCTGCACGGCTACCAGGTCACCAGCGATGCAGCCGATGTCTGCTACCGGATCGACCGCCCGCACGCCCCGGGAGAGGACATCGGGGTCGCCTTCGACGACCCCGACCTGGCGATCGCGTGGCCGGAGCCGATCACGGTCGTCTCGGCGCGCGACCGGGCGGCCGGGTCGTGGGCCGCGCTGCGGTCGTCGCTGGGCTGACGTCACGGCGATGACGGCCGCATCGCGTCATCGAGCGTCCCCTCGGCCTGCCGGCGCTTCAGCACCGCCAGCCGGGTGAAGCGCTCGTCGAACGAGTGCTGCGTCAGGCCGTGGCGGGTGTAGTTCTCGTACAGCTCCGCGGCGCCGTCGGGGATCGACCAGGTGGCCTCGTAGCCGGGCAGGATCTTGCGGATCAACGAGAAGTCGACCCGGTACGAACGGGGGTCGGAACCGGTCTCCCCGGTGATCGACAGGCGTGATCCGGGCACCGTGTCGGCGACCGCCCGGGCGATCTCGGCGACCGTGACGTTGTTGGCCTCCGTGCCGACGTTGAAGGCCCGGTCGTGGATGGCCTCGGTCGGTGCCTCCAGGGTCTGGATGAAGGCCGCGGCGATGTCGCGGGCGTGCACCAGCGGACGCCACGGCGTCCCGTCCGAGAGCACCTTGACCTCCCCCGTGAGCACGGCATGCCCCACCAGGTTGTTCAGCACGATGTCGGCGCGCAGCCGCGGCGAGAACCCGAACGCCGTCGCATTGCGCAGGTACGACGGGCTGAACGAGTCATCGGCCAGCGCACTGACATCGGCCTCGACCCGGACCTTGCTCTCGGCGTACGGCGTCAGCGGGCGCAGCGGCGCGTCCTCGGTGACCAGGTCCTCACCGGCCGAGCCGTAGACCGAGCACGTGGAGGCGTACAGGAAGCGGGAGACACCGGCGTCCTTGGCGGCGCGCGCGAGCCGGACCGAGGCGGCGTGGTTGATGTCGTAGGTGATCTGCGGGGCCAGCGACCCGATCGGGTCGTTCGAGAGAGCGGCGAGGTGGATGACCGCGTCGAAGCCCGCCAGGTGCTGGGGCGTGACGTCGCGCAGGTCGACCGCCAGGGTCGTCGGGTCCTGCGGCTGCGGGCCCAGGACGCAGTCGGCGAACAGGCCCGTGTCCAGGCCCACGACCTCATGGCCGCGCGCCGCGAGCAGCGGGGCCATGACGGTGCCCAGGTAGCCCTGGTGGCCGGTGAGGACGATCTTCATGTCAGCGAGCTCCTGTGCGGTGCGGAGTGGTGAGGGTCAGGACGGCCTTCTCGAGCACGAAGGCCTCGGCGTGCTCGTGGTGGCACTGCACGCCCCGCAGACGCAGCAGGGCCCGGAAGGCGCCCTCGTCGTACCAGTCCTTGGACTGCTGCGACGGGTACGAGCCCATCAGGATGCGCAGCTTCTCGTCGGCCACGGCAGGATCCAGCGGGTGCAGGACGGTGGGCTGCGGGGTGTCGGTCTCCCACTTGAGGATCTCGTAGCCCAGGATCAGGTGATCGCGGAACTCCGTGGGCGCGAGCTCGGCGACGAGCCGGTGGTCCTGGTGGGCGTCCCCGCGGTGCGGCGCGAAGACCAGGTCGGCGTCGCCGCCGCGGGCGAACTGGCCCATCGCGTCCTTGATGCGGTCCCAGTGCGCGGGAGCCCGCCCGTCCGGGACGTCCAGGATCGTCAGGTCGACCTCACCGGCCAGGGCCGACAGCGCCTCCCGCTCCTCGGCCTCCCGCGGCGTCCCGGCACCGCCCAGCACCAGCGCCCGCACCCGGATGTCCGGGCGGTTCTTGCGCAGCGTCAGCAGCGTCCCACCCAGCCCGATCGCCAGATCGTCGCAGTGCGCCGCCAGCAGGGCGACCTCGCGGACGCCCTCCAGCCCCAGCGGGATCATGCGGGCAGCCCGGGCATCTCCCACACGGCCCACGGACGGGTGCCGTCGTGATAGGCCGCATCGAGCTCGGCGCGCTCCTTGAAGGTGTCGGCCGGCTTCCAGAACCCGTCGTACCGGTAGCCGTACAGCTTGCCCTGCTCGGCCAGCGCGGCGCACGCATCGGCGACCAGGTCGCCGTTCTCGGGCAGGTGGTCGAACACCTCCTGCGACAAGATGAAGTAACCGCCGTTCTCGCCCAGCGGCAGATCGCTGACCGGCGTGATGCCGGTGATGCCGCCGCCCGGGGCCACGTCGACGACGTGGAACGACGACTGTGGTGGCACCACGATCATCGAGGCCGCGGCACCGAAGTCGTGGAACTCCTTGATCATCGCGTCCAGCGGGACGTCCGACAGCACGTCGGCGTAGTTGGCCAGGAAGTACTCGTCGCCGTCCAGGTACGGACGCACCCGGCGCAGGCGCTCGCCGATCGGCGTCTCCAGCCCCGTGTCGACGAAGGTGATCGTCCAGTTGCTGATGTCGCTGGACAACAGCTCGATCTTCCCGTCGCGCAGCACGAAGTCATTGGACTCGGTCTCGCAGTACGTCGTGAAGAACTCCTTGATGCGAGCCGCTCCGTAGCCCAGGCACAGCACGAACTCCGTGTGCCCGTAGTACGCGTAGTACCGCATCACGTGCCACAGGAGGGGCCGCGGACCGACCATCTGCATGGGCTTGGGGATCAGATCGCCCTCGCCGTTGCGCATGCGCATGCCGTAGCCGCCGCAGAACAGCACGACCTTCATGACAGGACCTCCGTGCGGGTGCCGGCCCGGTGGACCGTGGGGAGGGGAACGACGATCTGGCCACCCCACTCGTGGACATGTGCCAGCTGTTCGGCGATCTCGGTCTCCAGGTTCCACGGCAGCACCAGCACGACATCGGGCCGGTCGGCCGCGATGCGCTCAGGGGCATGGATCGGGATGCGGGTGCCGGGGGTGAACCGGCCGTGCTTGTACGGATTGCGGTCGACGGTGTACTCCAGCAGGTCCGAGCGGATGCCGCAGTAGTTGAGCAGGGTGTTGCCCTTGCCGGGGGCCCCGTAGCCGACGACCCGCAAGCCGTCGGCCTTGGCGTCCAGCAGGAAGCGCAACAGCTCCTGGCGCACCGCCTGCGAGCGCGGCTCGAGATCCAGGTAGCCCTCGACCGTGTGCAGACCCGCCTGCTCCTCCTGCGCCAGTGCGTCGACGACCGCTTGCGTCGGCGGGCCGGCGATCTGGCTGGGCTGCGCCCAGACGCGGATGGATCCGCCGTGGGTGCTCAACAGGTCGACGTCGACGACCGTCAGGCCGGCCGTCGCGAGGGCACGGCTGATCGACAGGACGGTGTAGTACTGGAAGTGCTCGTGGTAGACGGTGTCGAACTGCCCCAGCGCCACCAGGTTGAGCGCGTGGTGGACCTCGATGCTGACCCACCCGTCGTCGGCGGTCAGCGTGCGCAGCGCCCGCGTGAAGCCCAGCAGGTCCGGGACGTGGGCGTAGACGTTGTTGGCGACCACCAGGGACGCCGGCCCGCGCTCGGCGCGCACCTGCTCGGCGACCGCCTCGTCCAGGAAGGTCGTCAACGTGGGGACGCCGCGCTCCCGGGCCGCCTCCCCCACGTTGACCGATGGCTCGATGCCCAGGCACGGGATCCCGGCGGACACCACGTGCTGCAGGAGGTAGCCGTCGTTGCTGGCGACCTCGACCACCGACGAGCTCTCGTCCAGGCCGAGCCGCTGGATCGCCGCGTCGACGAACGTCCGCGCGTGCTCGACCCAGGAGTCGGAGAACGAGGAGTAGTAGGCGTAGTCGACGAAGGTCTCCTCCGGCAGGATCAGCGCCGGGATCTGCAGCAGCAGGCAGTCCTCGCACAGTCGCAGGTGCAGCGGGTAGGTGACCTCGGGACGGTCGAGGGCGTCCGCGGTCAGGAACAGCTCGCACGGGGGCGTGGCCCCGAGATCGAGCACGCTGCGCAATCGGCTCGAACCGCACAGGCGACACGACACTGGAGCTCCGTCCACTCAGATGGGCGGCCTCTGCCGCACACCGGTGAAGAGAGAGGTTGTCCTCGGCTATGACGCCACCGGCCGGTCTCCCCCCGGGGGGCTACTCGACGGGCAGGCCGAGACCGCGGGCGATCAGCATGCGCTGGACCTCGGAGGTCCCCTCACCGATCTCCAGGATCTTGGCGTCCCGGTAGAACCGGGCGACGGGGTACTCCTCCATGAAGCCGTACCCGCCGAAGACCTGCGTCGCGATGCGCGTCGCGGTGACGGCCGACTCCGAGGTGTACAGCTTGGCGATCGACGCGGCCTGCTTGACGTCCTTGGCCGGCGCCCCGGCGTCCTTCATGGCCGCTGCCTGGTAGGTCAGCGCGCGACCGGCCTGGGCCATGACGGCCAGGTCCGAGATCTGGAAGGCCACACCCTGCTTGGTCCCGATCGGGACCCCGAAGGTGGTGCGCTCGCCCGCGTACTCCACGCACAGGTCGAGACAGGCCTGGATGCAGCCGACGGCCAGGGCGGCGATCGCGATGCGCCCGTCGTCGAGCGTGGCCAGGAACTGGGCGTAGCCGCGCCCGCGCTCACCCAGCAGCGAATCGGCCGGAACCCGGACGTCGGTGAAGGACAGGGGGTGCGTGTCGGAGATGTGCCAGCCGAGCTTGTCGTAGGGAGCCTCGGCCACGAATCCGGGCGTGCCGGCGGGCAGGATGATCGCCGAGATCTCCGGCGAGCCGTTCTCGCGCGTCCCGGTGCGCGCGGTGACGGTGACGCACGAGGTGATCGGGCTGCCCGAGTTGGTGATGAACTGCTTCGACCCGTTGACGACCCACTCCGCTTGCCCTGAGCCTGTCGAAGGGTCGAGCTCGGCGCGGGTCCGCGTCGCCGAGGCATCCGAGCCGGCACCGGGCTCGGTGAGCCCGAAGCCCGCCAGCGTGCGCCCGGCGACGAGATCGGGCAGCCAGTGCTCCTTCTGCTCCTGCGTGCCGTACGCCAGCAACGGCAGGATGCCCAGGCCCACACCGGCCTCGAGGGTGATGCCGATCGACTGGTCGACCCGCCCCAGCTCCTCGATCGCGACGCACAGCGAGGTGAAGTCGCCGTCCGCGCCACCGAACTCCTCCGGCGCGGTGAGCCCGAACAGGCCCAGATCGCCCATCTTGTGGACGAGGTCCACCGGGAAGTGGTGGTCCTTGTCCCACTGCGCGACGTGCGGAGCGATCTCGGCCTCGGCGAACTCGCGCACGCTGCGACGGAAGGTTTCATGTTCACGGGACAGGGCGAAGGTCATCCAGGCATGTTAACAACCATTAACCTTCCTCGTCACCCCGCGCACCCCGGTTGCCGCTACCCTGCTGCCACTTGCACCGACGTCCAGGGGGAGACGATGCGACGCACATCTTCAGCACTCACCGCCGCCGCCATCGCCGTGGCCGGCACGATGACGGCCGTCGGCATGACGCAGCCGGCCGCCGCACAGTCGACCAGCTCGGCAGAGATCAACGGCAAGCTGGTGCTGCTGCTCGACGCGTCCGGCTCGATGAAGGAGACCGCGACCGGCGGGACGACCAAGATCGAGGCGGCCAAGTCGGCGCTGAC includes these proteins:
- a CDS encoding dTDP-4-dehydrorhamnose 3,5-epimerase family protein, yielding MRVETTSLHDVLLFVPEPFQDERGWFSRTFDTAIFDAAVTGVRAADFTQDSQSRSHRGVVRGMHGRGGRGEAKLVRCAHGSVLDVLVDIRPDSPTFGQQAAFELDDVRLAHLYVPPGLLHGYQVTSDAADVCYRIDRPHAPGEDIGVAFDDPDLAIAWPEPITVVSARDRAAGSWAALRSSLG
- a CDS encoding NAD-dependent epimerase/dehydratase family protein, with the protein product MKIVLTGHQGYLGTVMAPLLAARGHEVVGLDTGLFADCVLGPQPQDPTTLAVDLRDVTPQHLAGFDAVIHLAALSNDPIGSLAPQITYDINHAASVRLARAAKDAGVSRFLYASTCSVYGSAGEDLVTEDAPLRPLTPYAESKVRVEADVSALADDSFSPSYLRNATAFGFSPRLRADIVLNNLVGHAVLTGEVKVLSDGTPWRPLVHARDIAAAFIQTLEAPTEAIHDRAFNVGTEANNVTVAEIARAVADTVPGSRLSITGETGSDPRSYRVDFSLIRKILPGYEATWSIPDGAAELYENYTRHGLTQHSFDERFTRLAVLKRRQAEGTLDDAMRPSSP
- a CDS encoding PIG-L deacetylase family protein is translated as MIPLGLEGVREVALLAAHCDDLAIGLGGTLLTLRKNRPDIRVRALVLGGAGTPREAEEREALSALAGEVDLTILDVPDGRAPAHWDRIKDAMGQFARGGDADLVFAPHRGDAHQDHRLVAELAPTEFRDHLILGYEILKWETDTPQPTVLHPLDPAVADEKLRILMGSYPSQQSKDWYDEGAFRALLRLRGVQCHHEHAEAFVLEKAVLTLTTPHRTGAR
- a CDS encoding glycosyltransferase family protein, with translation MKVVLFCGGYGMRMRNGEGDLIPKPMQMVGPRPLLWHVMRYYAYYGHTEFVLCLGYGAARIKEFFTTYCETESNDFVLRDGKIELLSSDISNWTITFVDTGLETPIGERLRRVRPYLDGDEYFLANYADVLSDVPLDAMIKEFHDFGAAASMIVVPPQSSFHVVDVAPGGGITGITPVSDLPLGENGGYFILSQEVFDHLPENGDLVADACAALAEQGKLYGYRYDGFWKPADTFKERAELDAAYHDGTRPWAVWEMPGLPA
- a CDS encoding class I SAM-dependent methyltransferase, which codes for MDGAPVSCRLCGSSRLRSVLDLGATPPCELFLTADALDRPEVTYPLHLRLCEDCLLLQIPALILPEETFVDYAYYSSFSDSWVEHARTFVDAAIQRLGLDESSSVVEVASNDGYLLQHVVSAGIPCLGIEPSVNVGEAARERGVPTLTTFLDEAVAEQVRAERGPASLVVANNVYAHVPDLLGFTRALRTLTADDGWVSIEVHHALNLVALGQFDTVYHEHFQYYTVLSISRALATAGLTVVDVDLLSTHGGSIRVWAQPSQIAGPPTQAVVDALAQEEQAGLHTVEGYLDLEPRSQAVRQELLRFLLDAKADGLRVVGYGAPGKGNTLLNYCGIRSDLLEYTVDRNPYKHGRFTPGTRIPIHAPERIAADRPDVVLVLPWNLETEIAEQLAHVHEWGGQIVVPLPTVHRAGTRTEVLS
- a CDS encoding acyl-CoA dehydrogenase family protein yields the protein MTFALSREHETFRRSVREFAEAEIAPHVAQWDKDHHFPVDLVHKMGDLGLFGLTAPEEFGGADGDFTSLCVAIEELGRVDQSIGITLEAGVGLGILPLLAYGTQEQKEHWLPDLVAGRTLAGFGLTEPGAGSDASATRTRAELDPSTGSGQAEWVVNGSKQFITNSGSPITSCVTVTARTGTRENGSPEISAIILPAGTPGFVAEAPYDKLGWHISDTHPLSFTDVRVPADSLLGERGRGYAQFLATLDDGRIAIAALAVGCIQACLDLCVEYAGERTTFGVPIGTKQGVAFQISDLAVMAQAGRALTYQAAAMKDAGAPAKDVKQAASIAKLYTSESAVTATRIATQVFGGYGFMEEYPVARFYRDAKILEIGEGTSEVQRMLIARGLGLPVE